In the genome of Delphinus delphis chromosome 15, mDelDel1.2, whole genome shotgun sequence, one region contains:
- the SRL gene encoding sarcalumenin: protein MLNEDKPTDDYSVVLQRLRKIYHSSIKPLEQSYKYNELRQHEITDGEITSKPMVLFLGPWSVGKSTMINYLLGLENTRYQLYTGAEPTTSEFTVLMHGPKLKTIEGIVMAADSARSFSPLEKFGQNFLEKLIGIEVPHKLLERVTFVDTPGIIENRKQQERGYPFNDVCQWFIDRADLIFVVFDPTKLDVGLELEMLFRQLKGRESQIRIILNKADNLAMQMLMRVYGALFWSLAPLINVTEPPRVYVSSFWPYDYKPDTHWDLFLREEISLLEDLNQVIENRLENKIAFIRQHAIRVRIHALLVDRYLQTYKDKMTFFSDGELVFKDIVEDPDKFYIFKTILAKTNVSKFDLPNREAYKDFFGINPISSFKLLSQQCSYMGGCFLDKIERAITQELPSLLGSLGLGKNPGALNCDKTGCGETPKNRYRKP from the exons ATGCTGAATGAGGACAAGCCAACTGATGATTACTCTG TGGTGCTGCAGCGGCTTCGAAAGATCTACCACTCATCCATCAAGCCCCTGGAGCAGTCTTACAAATACAATGAGCTTCGGCAGCACGAGATCACAG ATGGAGAAATCACATCCAAGCCAATGGTGCTGTTCCTGGGACCGTGGAGTGTTGGCAAATCCACCATGATAAACTATCTCCTTGGGCTGGAAAACACTCGCTACCAGCTCTATACAG GCGCCGAGCCCACCACCTCCGAGTTCACGGTCCTCATGCACGGGCCCAAGTTGAAGACCATCGAGGGTATCGTCATGGCTGCTGACAGTGCCCGGTCATTCTCGCCCCTTGAGAAGTTTGGCCAGAATTTCCTGGAGAAGCTGATCGGCATTGAGGTTCCCCACAAACTTCTGGAGCGGGTCACATTTGTGGATACGCCAGGCATCATCGAGAACCGCAAGCAACAAGAAAGAG GTTACCCGTTCAACGACGTGTGCCAGTGGTTCATCGACAGAGCGGACCTCATCTTTGTTGTCTTTGACCCAACCAAGCTGGACGTGGGTCTGGAGCTGGAGATGCTCTTCCGCCAGCTGAAGGGGCGCGAGTCCCAAATAAGGATCATCCTGAACAAAGCCGACAACCTGGCCATGCAGATGCTCATGAGGGTCTATGGGGCCCTCTTCTGGAGCCTGGCCCCGCTCATCAACGTCACGGAGCCCCCAAGGGTGTACGTCAGCTCCTTCTGGCCATATGACTACAAGCCCGACACCCACTGGGACCTGTTTCTCAGGGAAGAGATCTCCCTCCTGGAAGACCTGAATCAGGTGATTGAGAACAGGCTGGAGAACAAGATTGCCTTCATCCGCCAGCATGCCATCCGGGTCCGCATTCACGCCCTCCTGGTCGACCGCTACCTGCAGACGTACAAGGACAAAATGACCTTCTTCAGTGATGGGGAACTGGTCTTTAAGGACATCGTGGAAGACCCTGATAAATTCTACATCTTCAAGACCATCCTGGCAAAGACCAACGTCAGCAAATTTGACCTTCCCAACCGCGAGGCCTATAAGGACTTCTTTGGCATCAACCCTATCTCCAGTTTCAAGCTCCTGTCCCAGCAGTGTTCCTACATGGGAGGTTGCTTTCTGGATAAGATTGAGCGGGCCATCACCCAGGAGCTCCCCAGCCTCCTGGGAAGCCTTGGGCTGGGGAAGAATCCAGGTGCTCTCAACTGTGACAAAACAGGGTGTGGTGAAACCCCAAAGAATCGCTATAGGAAACCCTAG
- the LOC138414275 gene encoding polysialoglycoprotein-like, which yields MKALVLLCCFVASLLLPGQAELQVSASGGTEDVGSLLENHFSAGDPSLEEKERALQAEASPGETNPLLHPTDGREAGGSEKTAAGAPATNRLGSDPEASLSKASASESAPPGEPAGSGEEDTGPPGASALPPGGEGAPGEEGAPELSSGEGPGLEAEGQAGSGEVSEEAAEALGDDPAQEAAAGPPEPEDSGDSPSKEVETGREGSPGPGQEPELPDGVADLDAEAAEGAEDQGEPSPSPASDTRAEVGGAQEDRPAEGMPEDHEDAASYEEEGGEESEEDSGDGASSEEAGGSSEEEEAGEEVVEGTQEAAGSASSGEEGARPSAEELHAGPEGAEAQEPKEEGPQGRGSQGCSGHLRGGGGLAGAWRLLWELGRLPSSRRSCV from the coding sequence AACTGCAAGTTTCCGCTTCGGGTGGCACAGAAGATGTTGGCAGTTTGTTGGAGAATCATTTCTCTGCTGGAGACCCAAGTctagaggagaaggaaagggcgCTTCAGGCAGAAGCGTCCCCTGGAGAGACGAACCCGCTCCTTCACCCCACAGatggcagggaggctgggggctcGGAGAAGACAGCCGCCGGGGCCCCCGCCACCAACCGCCTGGGCTCTGATCCTGAAGCCAGCCTCTCCAAAGCCTCAGCCTCCGAGTCAGCTCCCCCCGGGGAACCTGCGGGGTCTGGGGAGGAAGATACGGGCCCACCTGGAGCAAGCGCCCTTcccccaggaggggagggggcgcccGGGGAGGAGGGGGCGCCAGAGCTCAGCTCAGGAGAGGGCCCAGGACTGGAGGCGGAGGGACAAGCTGGGAGTGGCGAGGTCTCCGAGGAAGCCGCGGAGGCGCTAGGGGACGACCCCGCGCAGGAAGCAGCAGCAGGGCCCCCAGAGCCTGAAGACTCAGGGGACTCTCCCAGCAAGGAGGTCGAGACAGGAAGGGAGGGCAGCCCAGGGCCCGGTCAGGAGCCAGAATTGCCAGATGGAGTCGCGGACTTGGACGCAGAAGCCGCGGAGGGGGCGGAGGACCAGGgggagcccagccccagcccagcgtCGGACACGCGCGCAGAGGTGGGGGGTGCGCAGGAGGACCGCCCCGCAGAGGGGATGCCCGAGGACCATGAGGACGCGGCCTCCTACGAAGAAGAGGGGGGCGAAGAATCCGAAGAGGACAGCGGCGACGGGGCTAGTTCGGAAGAAGCAGGGGGCTCCTCGGAAGAGGAAGAAGCCGGGGAGGAAGTCGTGGAAGGAACCCAGGAAGCGGCGGGAAGCGCGAGCAGCGGGGAGGAGGGGGCCCGACCGAGCGCTGAGGAGTTGCACGCGGGGCCCGAGGGGGCCGAGGCGCAGGAGCCCAAGGAGGAGGGGCCTCAGGGTAGGGGATCCCAGGGCTGCTCCGGGCACCTCCGCGGGGGAGGAGGGCTGGCGGGGGCGTGGCGGCTGCTCTGGGAATTGGGACGGCTGCCGTCTTCCCGGAGGTCTTGTGTTTAG